A genome region from Neptunomonas japonica JAMM 1380 includes the following:
- the flgL gene encoding flagellar hook-associated protein FlgL codes for MRISTQQQYFKSIDQMQNSQSKLADLQNQISTGKKLQTPSDDPVAAAQVVKLERELAQYEKYDDNINVTQRRLELEDSILDDINIATDRMREITLQAGNGTLNDQGREAVANELKQLSGYVAGLMNTKDSQGEYLFAGSRGATTPYVLEGDRYEYKGDDGQRQIQVGAALYMPSNDSGNYLFEAVDDELSVALSGASVASNSAFVDSATFANETEEERFTAAAQMAGWGDLTVRTTETAPLPSGVFTFDVLDSGGNAVKDQFDNVVTGNFSTNPVSVNVHGMDIVIHEPTAAESGDIVLTVSSEKKNILDVAMDLADVLAEPVLSDEDRTVLNEAVAKGIDQFKQVAERNIEARTTLGSRLGTLEQISGSNLDFELFTKSALSRLEDADLASVISQFKLQEVTLEASQATFGRISSLSLFNYIN; via the coding sequence ATGCGTATTTCAACCCAGCAACAGTATTTTAAATCGATAGACCAGATGCAGAACTCGCAATCTAAACTGGCAGACTTGCAGAACCAGATATCGACGGGCAAAAAACTGCAAACTCCTTCTGATGATCCAGTAGCGGCAGCGCAGGTGGTTAAGCTAGAGCGCGAATTGGCGCAGTATGAGAAGTACGACGATAATATTAATGTCACCCAGCGTCGTTTGGAATTAGAAGATTCCATATTGGATGATATTAATATAGCCACAGATAGAATGCGTGAGATAACCCTTCAAGCGGGTAATGGAACACTCAATGATCAGGGGCGTGAAGCCGTAGCCAATGAATTGAAACAGCTATCAGGTTATGTCGCAGGCTTGATGAATACCAAAGATTCTCAAGGAGAGTATCTTTTTGCCGGTAGCCGAGGGGCAACAACGCCGTATGTATTAGAAGGCGATAGGTATGAATATAAAGGTGATGATGGGCAGCGCCAAATTCAAGTAGGGGCAGCGCTGTATATGCCTTCAAACGATTCAGGTAACTACCTTTTTGAAGCCGTAGATGATGAGTTGAGTGTTGCGTTATCAGGCGCTTCTGTTGCAAGTAACAGTGCCTTTGTTGATAGCGCTACGTTTGCAAACGAAACAGAAGAAGAAAGGTTTACTGCTGCTGCACAAATGGCCGGTTGGGGTGATTTGACAGTGAGAACAACAGAGACGGCTCCACTACCCTCTGGAGTGTTTACCTTTGATGTGTTGGATAGTGGTGGAAACGCAGTTAAAGATCAGTTCGATAATGTGGTTACAGGCAACTTTTCAACCAACCCTGTTAGCGTAAATGTACATGGGATGGATATAGTTATCCATGAACCGACAGCAGCTGAATCTGGAGATATTGTATTAACAGTATCGTCTGAAAAGAAAAATATTTTAGATGTGGCTATGGATCTTGCTGATGTATTAGCTGAACCGGTTCTCTCTGATGAAGATCGCACTGTGTTGAATGAGGCAGTGGCTAAGGGGATTGATCAATTTAAACAAGTTGCTGAACGCAATATCGAAGCAAGAACAACGTTAGGCTCGCGCCTCGGAACATTGGAGCAGATTAGTGGCTCTAATTTGGACTTTGAATTGTTTACTAAAAGTGCGTTATCGCGCCTTGAGGATGCTGATTTGGCATCGGTGATCAGCCAGTTTAAGTTGCAAGAGGTCACTTTGGAGGCGTCGCAGGCAACGTTTGGCCGAATATCATCATTGTCTTTATTTAATTACATCAACTGA
- the fliT gene encoding flagellar protein FliT: MLKKIQQVLDITIEISELSLQEEWQKVEQLQLNRAKLIQQAELLNAPKDESSSRDIERLVMEIQKIDALMMPKITAQIQALANERKQASKGAKMTKAYQST, encoded by the coding sequence ATGCTCAAAAAAATACAGCAAGTGCTTGATATAACAATAGAAATAAGCGAATTATCTTTACAAGAAGAGTGGCAAAAAGTTGAGCAGTTACAGCTCAACAGAGCTAAATTAATACAGCAGGCAGAGCTTCTTAACGCACCTAAAGACGAAAGCAGCTCACGCGATATAGAACGTTTGGTAATGGAAATACAAAAAATTGACGCCTTGATGATGCCTAAAATAACAGCGCAGATTCAGGCATTAGCAAACGAGCGAAAACAAGCGAGCAAAGGGGCAAAAATGACAAAAGCTTATCAGTCAACCTGA
- a CDS encoding flagellin — MSMVINSNIMSLTAQRNLTLSQNDQNSAMERLTSGKRINSASDDAAGLAISNRMTSQIQGLNQAVRNANDGASLIQTAEGALEESTNILQRMRELSIQSGNGTYSSGDRSKMNAEVKQLVSELDRISETTSFNGQNVLDGTLGTVSLQVGSEANQTIEMKIGAMDSKSLGMGSTSADVLSGNITKANIDIANNSVTINGQSVMAIGETYDGAAAGEAGNLGNLVDAVNTNVRGVTASTYAEVTATTAGDGLLVEGTDVFTATLTKLDGTTAAISVTGTENMDDLVSKLNEQGGGLISASVTDDGELSISAENVASIAIADLGGAAGTMTATTEASISLTSDDGGDIVVERGSAGTSADLTALGFRENNVAGVIEGAAGTGATLAAGDVTINGTKVGAGEGGSLADTLSAINKVSDDTGVTATAFTSVEIDVGVKTGAHTAANFHMNGVIINSGADLDALVTNMNAKTDETGVTATLSGNQLRLEGDVGAITFGTAAGLSDSGAALAAALDGGGTVTAADGVGGVKLTSDSGAPISVDVNTNGANATGLLDANTTANGKFGAAVNSIDISTAAGAQKAIGVIDNALETINSTRGDMGAISNRLDFTVNNLSSVAENASAARSRIEDADFAVESANLSRAQVLQQAGTAMLAQANAAPQQVLSLLQ, encoded by the coding sequence ATGTCTATGGTAATCAATTCCAACATTATGTCACTTACAGCTCAGCGTAACTTGACACTATCTCAGAATGATCAGAACTCAGCGATGGAACGTTTGACCAGTGGTAAACGTATCAACTCCGCTTCTGATGATGCTGCAGGTTTGGCTATCTCTAACCGAATGACTTCTCAGATCCAGGGTCTGAATCAGGCTGTACGTAACGCTAACGATGGTGCGTCATTGATCCAAACAGCGGAAGGTGCGCTGGAAGAATCTACCAACATCCTGCAACGTATGCGTGAACTGTCTATCCAGTCTGGTAACGGAACTTACTCAAGTGGTGACCGTTCTAAAATGAATGCTGAGGTTAAGCAGCTGGTATCTGAGCTGGATCGTATCTCTGAAACTACCAGCTTTAACGGTCAGAACGTACTAGACGGCACGTTAGGTACGGTTTCATTGCAAGTAGGTTCTGAAGCGAACCAGACGATTGAAATGAAAATCGGTGCAATGGACTCTAAATCGCTTGGTATGGGCTCTACTAGTGCTGATGTGCTAAGTGGCAATATCACTAAAGCAAACATTGATATAGCGAATAACTCTGTAACCATTAATGGCCAGTCTGTAATGGCTATTGGTGAAACTTACGATGGTGCTGCTGCTGGCGAAGCGGGTAACTTGGGCAATCTTGTAGATGCAGTTAATACTAACGTTCGTGGTGTTACTGCTTCAACATATGCAGAAGTAACCGCTACTACTGCAGGCGATGGTTTGCTGGTTGAAGGAACTGATGTCTTTACTGCTACATTGACGAAGTTGGACGGTACTACTGCTGCCATTAGTGTGACGGGTACCGAGAATATGGACGACTTGGTTTCAAAATTGAATGAGCAAGGTGGTGGGTTGATCTCTGCTTCTGTTACAGATGATGGTGAGTTGAGTATTAGTGCAGAAAATGTTGCATCAATAGCTATTGCCGATCTTGGTGGTGCTGCTGGTACCATGACTGCGACTACAGAAGCCTCTATTTCACTAACTTCTGATGATGGTGGTGATATTGTTGTAGAGCGTGGTTCTGCTGGTACATCTGCTGATTTAACCGCACTTGGTTTTCGTGAAAATAACGTGGCTGGCGTAATTGAAGGGGCAGCAGGTACTGGTGCAACTTTAGCGGCAGGCGATGTTACTATTAATGGTACTAAAGTTGGTGCTGGTGAAGGTGGCTCTTTGGCTGATACATTATCTGCAATCAATAAAGTGAGTGATGATACGGGCGTCACGGCTACAGCTTTTACATCAGTTGAAATTGATGTGGGTGTTAAAACGGGTGCTCATACAGCAGCTAACTTCCATATGAATGGTGTGATTATTAACAGTGGTGCTGACCTTGATGCACTCGTTACAAATATGAATGCTAAAACAGACGAGACAGGTGTTACCGCTACGCTTTCTGGCAATCAGCTGCGCTTAGAAGGTGATGTAGGCGCTATTACATTTGGTACTGCTGCAGGTCTTTCTGATAGTGGTGCTGCCTTAGCCGCTGCACTTGATGGGGGTGGTACAGTTACTGCAGCAGATGGCGTAGGTGGTGTTAAGCTTACATCCGATAGCGGAGCGCCAATCAGCGTTGATGTAAACACTAATGGTGCAAATGCTACAGGCTTGTTAGATGCTAATACTACAGCTAACGGTAAGTTTGGAGCAGCAGTTAACAGCATTGATATCTCAACGGCTGCTGGTGCGCAAAAAGCGATCGGTGTTATCGATAATGCACTGGAAACTATTAACTCGACTCGTGGTGATATGGGTGCGATCAGCAACCGTCTAGACTTTACTGTAAATAACCTGTCAAGTGTTGCCGAAAACGCATCAGCCGCTCGTTCACGAATTGAAGATGCTGACTTTGCAGTTGAATCAGCTAACTTGAGTCGTGCACAGGTACTACAGCAGGCGGGTACTGCCATGTTGGCTCAGGCTAATGCTGCACCTCAGCAGGTACTGTCACTGCTACAGTAA
- a CDS encoding flagellar protein FlaG — protein MSVESMNASNVAASTQVAQQPAAQQTSRSGETEAVNQAALSQSEASEKPSQKMTADEVQVVVDKLNEFMQNDQRNLNFSIDKDTEDMVVKVMDTETQEVIRQFPSEETIKLAKHIEGMLGLIFNDHA, from the coding sequence ATGTCAGTAGAATCAATGAATGCTAGCAATGTTGCTGCGAGTACGCAGGTAGCGCAGCAGCCAGCAGCACAGCAAACAAGTAGATCTGGCGAAACAGAAGCTGTTAACCAAGCAGCGTTGTCGCAGTCGGAAGCATCAGAAAAACCATCACAAAAAATGACCGCAGATGAAGTGCAGGTAGTTGTTGATAAGCTCAATGAGTTTATGCAAAACGACCAGCGTAATCTTAATTTTAGTATCGATAAAGATACGGAAGATATGGTTGTGAAGGTGATGGATACTGAAACTCAGGAAGTGATTCGTCAGTTCCCTTCGGAAGAAACCATCAAGCTAGCGAAGCATATTGAAGGTATGTTAGGTTTAATTTTTAACGATCATGCTTA